A genomic segment from Drosophila willistoni isolate 14030-0811.24 chromosome 2L unlocalized genomic scaffold, UCI_dwil_1.1 Seg168, whole genome shotgun sequence encodes:
- the LOC6652195 gene encoding purine nucleoside phosphorylase, whose protein sequence is MKCQQCCASKSPLARRLQLKKQKEAEEAEAKARPKQIVVTPQSLLYNYDDVSAMAEYILRTCRIRPKFGVVCSTVLSSMVNMIENPVDIPFRDIPQFPVSPVDGHDNKLVVGTLMGATVIAMQGRIHAYEGFELASCTVPVHVMKLCGVKYVFFTSAAGAVNPGYAVGDIMLIKDHINLFGMMGSSPLIGRHDSRFGGPCVSMVNAYDNYLLERGMEIGKSLGYQECLRTGVFACLGSPSYETEAEQKILSLLGVDAVGMSLVHEVIVAHHCGLRVFSFVLITVSGFGEDEDPAVVNPESFLRQQQYACNELIARLIYDIQNDL, encoded by the coding sequence ATGAAGTGTCAACAATGCTGCGCGTCCAAGAGCCCTTTGGCACGGCGTCTACAGCTGAAGAAACAGAAAGAAGCCGAAGAGGCGGAAGCCAAAGCCAGGCCAAAGCAGATTGTGGTGACCCCACAAAGTCTTCTGTATAACTACGACGATGTAAGCGCCATGGCCGAGTACATCCTACGAACCTGCAGGATTCGTCCAAAATTCGGGGTGGTGTGCAGCACCGTACTGTCTTCGATGGTGAACATGATTGAGAATCCCGTTGACATACCATTCAGGGATATCCCACAGTTTCCCGTATCGCCAGTGGATGGTCACGATAACAAGCTGGTCGTGGGCACTTTAATGGGCGCCACAGTGATAGCCATGCAGGGCCGCATCCACGCCTACGAGGGATTTGAGCTAGCCAGTTGCACAGTGCCAGTGCATGTCATGAAATTGTGCGGGGTGAAGTATGTATTCTTCACTAGTGCCGCCGGCGCCGTTAATCCCGGGTATGCAGTGGGCGATATAATGTTAATTAAGGATCACATCAATTTATTTGGCATGATGGGATCCTCGCCTTTGATTGGACGGCACGATTCTCGCTTCGGTGGCCCATGTGTCTCCATGGTAAACGCTTATGACAATTATCTGTTGGAAAGGGGTATGGAGATAGGCAAGTCGTTGGGCTACCAAGAATGCCTGCGCACAGGAGTTTTTGCCTGCTTGGGGTCACCTAGTTATGAGACAGAGGCcgaacaaaaaattttaagtttaCTTGGAGTAGATGCAGTCGGCATGTCACTAGTCCACGAAGTAATTGTGGCCCATCATTGTGGGCTAAGAGTCTTTTCCTTCGTCCTAATCACAGTTTCCGGTTTTGGCGAAGACGAAGATCCAGCTGTCGTGAATCCGGAATCGTTTCTCCGGCAGCAGCAGTACGCCTGCAACGAATTGATCGCCCGTCTTATCTACGATATACAGAACGACCTCTGA